A stretch of the Maridesulfovibrio bastinii DSM 16055 genome encodes the following:
- a CDS encoding adenylosuccinate synthase yields the protein MSNTVIIGTQWGDEGKGKIVDMLAEEASAIVRFQGGNNAGHTLVVGGEKCILHLIPSGILHPGKICVIGNGVVLDPEVFLKEIDALAAKGVDISPERMMISKKTQIIMPYHRLLDNCRESYKSEESKIGTTGRGIGPCYEDKASRIGIRAADFADPELLRSKIEAALVEKNALFVNLFKAEALDPEKVFQDILPVAERIVPYLADTSSVIQEAAKDGMILFEGAQGIHLDIDHGTYPFVTSSNTVAGNAAAGSGCGPRTLERIVGIVKAYTTRVGSGPFPTELFCSNGDTLQQNGHEFGATTGRKRRCGWLDMVVLKETVRLCDLTEIALTKLDVLSGLKEICICVAYDYNGEKVAYPPQEQNSMASCKPVYETLPGWDDDITSAKNFDELPENAKKYIKRIEELSGVKVGIVSVGPDREQTIVR from the coding sequence ATGTCTAACACGGTCATTATTGGCACCCAGTGGGGTGATGAAGGCAAGGGCAAGATTGTGGACATGCTCGCGGAAGAAGCTTCCGCTATTGTCCGCTTTCAGGGCGGAAACAACGCCGGGCATACTCTCGTAGTCGGCGGAGAAAAATGCATCCTGCATCTTATCCCTTCCGGAATACTCCACCCCGGAAAGATATGTGTTATCGGGAATGGTGTTGTACTGGACCCCGAAGTTTTTCTCAAGGAGATCGACGCTCTTGCTGCCAAGGGAGTTGATATATCTCCCGAGCGCATGATGATCAGTAAAAAAACTCAGATCATTATGCCCTATCACAGGCTTTTGGACAACTGCCGTGAATCGTATAAATCCGAAGAAAGTAAAATCGGAACTACCGGTCGCGGAATCGGTCCATGTTATGAAGACAAGGCAAGCCGTATAGGAATACGTGCTGCCGACTTTGCCGATCCTGAACTTCTGCGTTCAAAGATTGAAGCTGCGCTGGTAGAAAAGAATGCGCTCTTCGTCAACCTTTTTAAAGCTGAAGCTCTGGATCCCGAAAAAGTTTTTCAGGACATTCTGCCCGTAGCAGAACGAATTGTACCTTATCTTGCTGATACTTCCTCTGTTATACAGGAAGCAGCCAAAGATGGTATGATCCTTTTTGAAGGAGCTCAGGGCATTCATCTTGATATAGATCATGGAACATATCCGTTTGTAACATCTTCCAATACCGTTGCCGGAAATGCGGCAGCAGGATCAGGATGCGGACCACGCACTCTGGAAAGAATTGTCGGAATTGTTAAAGCTTACACCACCCGTGTAGGCAGCGGACCTTTCCCCACAGAACTTTTCTGCAGCAATGGCGATACGTTGCAGCAGAACGGACATGAATTCGGAGCAACAACCGGAAGAAAACGCCGTTGCGGCTGGCTGGATATGGTTGTTCTTAAGGAAACAGTCCGTCTTTGTGATCTTACTGAAATCGCCTTGACTAAGCTGGATGTTCTTTCCGGTCTGAAAGAGATCTGCATCTGTGTAGCTTATGATTATAATGGCGAAAAAGTGGCTTATCCTCCTCAGGAGCAGAACAGCATGGCTTCATGCAAGCCTGTTTATGAAACTCTTCCCGGTTGGGATGATGACATCACTTCTGCCAAGAATTTTGATGAGCTTCCTGAGAACGCCAAAAAATATATCAAAAGGATTGAAGAACTCTCAGGAGTCAAGGTCGGCATAGTTTCTGTCGGTCCTGACCGTGAGCAGACTATTGTAAGATAA
- a CDS encoding transglycosylase SLT domain-containing protein — protein MSIDSNKNTIPGEAPYRELFRQIFNVVLYLSIVFFIYLIFTTKYEIPLPSTIRVAAPGIERIFPTVSPWGPGFEQDLLREYGKMTGSKIKIKSYPTHEAAFNAIKKGRADIFLGAGYTPRLNGLSIFIKPCRVYEKSPATLLHHTLRYELRTPYELCDQTISSPKNSNLINIFKEYTHKLSCQATLVVGSKASNFKNLLKYNDDKNMRFHLVETGNFVQLQPFLDKLMPTETFGKDLTYRWYCRTDVPGLSASLNKFWGKISSNGTLNEKRELYFGFLPEDTDFYELYLIREDIRQKLPLYTKYILKAAKKYKLDPMFAAAVMYQESRFDPLARSKTGVRGLMQLTNSTAGLLGVSSRLDPEQSTMGGIIYLKKLWKWIGRRNVKGWNRWFLTLAAYNQGLGHVHDAMDVARFMKKPPKSWRSLKQVFPLLTRRKYHTKTRYGYTRGYEAVDYVDSVRYYYYIFKGLAVIPGPEKKYLAPLTAGVPAGWP, from the coding sequence ATGTCAATAGATAGTAACAAAAATACAATACCCGGGGAAGCTCCATATAGAGAGCTTTTTAGACAAATATTCAATGTTGTCTTATACTTATCTATTGTTTTTTTTATATATTTAATATTTACAACAAAATATGAAATTCCCCTTCCATCAACAATAAGAGTAGCCGCTCCGGGTATTGAAAGAATTTTTCCGACCGTATCTCCGTGGGGTCCCGGATTTGAACAGGACCTCCTGCGTGAATATGGTAAAATGACAGGTTCAAAAATAAAAATAAAATCCTACCCTACCCATGAAGCTGCATTCAACGCCATCAAAAAAGGCAGAGCGGATATTTTTCTCGGAGCCGGATATACCCCGCGCCTGAATGGATTATCAATTTTTATCAAACCCTGCCGTGTATATGAAAAATCCCCGGCAACCCTACTGCATCATACACTCAGGTACGAACTGCGCACCCCTTATGAACTGTGTGATCAGACCATATCATCACCGAAAAACTCGAACCTGATCAATATTTTCAAAGAATATACCCATAAACTTTCATGTCAGGCAACGCTTGTAGTCGGCAGCAAAGCTTCAAATTTTAAAAATCTGCTGAAATACAATGATGACAAAAACATGCGCTTTCATCTGGTTGAAACAGGTAATTTTGTCCAGCTGCAACCATTTCTGGACAAGCTCATGCCCACTGAAACGTTTGGTAAGGACCTGACCTACAGATGGTATTGCAGAACTGATGTTCCCGGACTTTCAGCCTCGCTAAACAAATTCTGGGGAAAGATAAGTTCCAATGGAACCTTGAATGAAAAACGGGAACTTTATTTTGGTTTTCTGCCGGAAGATACAGATTTCTACGAACTCTATCTTATTCGGGAAGACATCAGACAAAAACTCCCGCTCTACACAAAATACATTTTAAAAGCCGCCAAAAAGTACAAACTGGATCCGATGTTTGCTGCAGCGGTAATGTATCAGGAATCCCGCTTTGACCCCCTTGCACGCAGTAAGACCGGAGTCAGAGGACTTATGCAGCTTACCAACTCAACAGCAGGACTTCTTGGCGTTTCAAGCAGGCTTGACCCGGAACAGTCGACCATGGGTGGAATAATTTATCTTAAAAAATTGTGGAAATGGATCGGCAGACGCAATGTAAAAGGCTGGAACAGATGGTTCCTGACTCTGGCGGCCTATAATCAGGGTCTGGGTCATGTCCATGATGCCATGGACGTTGCCAGATTCATGAAAAAGCCGCCAAAATCATGGAGATCTCTTAAACAGGTGTTCCCCCTGCTGACCAGAAGGAAATACCACACCAAAACACGCTATGGTTACACCCGTGGCTATGAAGCGGTGGATTACGTAGACAGTGTTCGATACTATTACTACATTTTCAAAGGATTAGCTGTCATCCCGGGGCCGGAGAAGAAGTACCTTGCTCCGCTTACCGCCGGAGTGCCCGCCGGATGGCCCTGA
- a CDS encoding IMP cyclohydrolase produces MSDLKEMYKTLQQDPFPEDLTIKLGDQELTFKKRTWEIDGETKGLRYGENPDQPAALFELTSGGLELDGIKFRGAGKGLVSALTEEHMIQAGKHPGKINLTDVDNGLNILQYLTEKPAAVILKHNNPCGAAWTDEGIGKALEKAYFADRIAAFGGAIILNRPLTMEAAKIISSAYFEVVAAPAFEDGTIEEISKRKNLRILQIPGITELEKMRAEPFLDIKSLTDGGMIVQFSFRNRILATEDFIPATAEKDGSQYTCRTPTKQEAEDLLFAWAVEAGVTSNSVIFARDGVTTAIGTGEQDRVGCVDLAITKSRTKYADVITWDEFKMSLYELKLKALSDDDAAAKLAEVEKRAEEAKGGLAGSVVVSDGFFPFRDGVDLCIAQGATAIAQPGGSIRDHEIIQAVNEATPQVAMVFTGQRSFKH; encoded by the coding sequence ATGAGCGACCTTAAGGAAATGTATAAAACTCTGCAACAGGATCCTTTTCCGGAAGATCTGACCATTAAACTTGGTGATCAGGAACTGACTTTTAAAAAAAGAACCTGGGAAATCGACGGAGAGACTAAAGGACTGCGTTACGGTGAAAATCCAGACCAGCCGGCAGCACTCTTTGAACTGACTTCCGGAGGACTTGAACTTGACGGTATAAAATTCAGAGGAGCCGGAAAAGGCCTTGTTTCCGCGCTGACTGAAGAACATATGATTCAGGCTGGAAAACACCCCGGAAAAATCAACCTCACAGATGTTGATAACGGCCTTAATATTTTACAATATCTCACTGAGAAGCCTGCCGCTGTAATCCTCAAGCACAACAATCCATGCGGCGCAGCATGGACCGATGAAGGCATCGGCAAAGCTCTGGAAAAAGCATATTTTGCAGATAGAATCGCAGCTTTCGGCGGAGCTATCATTCTAAACCGCCCGCTGACAATGGAAGCCGCCAAAATTATCAGCAGCGCATATTTTGAAGTTGTGGCAGCTCCGGCATTTGAAGACGGAACCATCGAAGAAATCAGCAAACGCAAAAATCTTCGCATCCTCCAGATTCCCGGCATCACCGAGCTTGAAAAAATGCGTGCCGAACCATTTCTCGATATCAAATCACTCACAGACGGCGGCATGATTGTGCAGTTTTCTTTCAGAAACAGAATACTTGCTACAGAAGATTTCATCCCGGCAACCGCGGAAAAAGACGGTTCACAATACACCTGCCGTACTCCCACAAAACAGGAAGCCGAAGACCTTCTCTTTGCATGGGCTGTTGAAGCAGGAGTTACTTCCAACTCGGTTATTTTTGCCCGCGACGGTGTAACAACCGCAATCGGAACTGGTGAACAGGACCGTGTTGGCTGTGTTGACCTTGCTATTACAAAATCACGCACCAAGTATGCCGATGTCATCACATGGGACGAATTCAAAATGTCTCTTTATGAACTGAAGCTGAAAGCTTTAAGCGATGACGATGCTGCCGCAAAACTTGCCGAAGTAGAGAAAAGGGCTGAAGAAGCCAAGGGCGGTCTTGCCGGCTCAGTAGTTGTTTCCGATGGTTTCTTCCCGTTCCGTGACGGTGTTGACCTCTGCATAGCACAGGGTGCAACAGCAATAGCACAGCCCGGAGGTTCCATCAGAGACCACGAAATAATTCAGGCTGTTAACGAAGCAACACCTCAGGTTGCAATGGTCTTTACCGGCCAGCGCTCATTCAAGCACTAA
- a CDS encoding ribonuclease catalytic domain-containing protein, producing the protein MSLLPEGRFVAPGSIVEFMHGNQPQLAFVIDEQGGKLRLYTINKRETKMPATRLLPWVGPKYGADITRQEMLDLLVSHQEKRGEYQASLNVMELWELAQGELEKAPLEWFAGLLWEEPDPDMISALGRAMIAAKTHFKFQPPQFLIYTAEKVEQRLVQQREEKEREEIINTGQELFKAIWAARTSGGRLDKSRIPEMSQGTQERLYNFLKQRIAGNEDETSNKIWSTLRKGLPDHPHLPLLLAQGWGVVGPHYNFLFDEAGYCRDDSWTQPYLDETERIINSLKEEEQAPLPLNFRSIDSASTKDIDDAFVISRRENGGYTLTIALARPCLNWDFESELSNEVAARSTSIYLPEGTSHMLPESLGIGAFSLFENEIRPALVTTFEISATGETESVTPSVSWVKLAENTTYEAVEKLLDAENDEELSTAFELAEKLLDKRIKNGAVVIRRPEPELSLEGWPDNVKVNVGSKEDTSKADLIISEFMILINSGLGQFAQDNNFSLLYRTQDIALPSDSSGIVTEPQDIYSRVRLMIPPTLETAPKKHATLAVLGYSPISSPLRRYADFLNMTQLCHFLNNGNARWDEEQMTELGTSLQIRTQAVSKIQRFRPRYWKLLYILQNKKQWYSSVMVDENGPLATLAMPDIQINVRTPKNMLGDKLYPGQRFMIRFNKVDPLTNELRVAEAMEE; encoded by the coding sequence ATGTCCCTACTTCCAGAAGGGCGTTTTGTCGCTCCAGGCAGTATAGTTGAATTTATGCACGGCAACCAGCCGCAACTCGCGTTTGTAATCGATGAGCAAGGTGGAAAACTACGCCTTTACACCATCAACAAACGTGAAACTAAAATGCCGGCAACACGTCTGCTGCCATGGGTCGGTCCAAAATACGGAGCCGACATAACCCGGCAGGAAATGCTTGATCTTCTTGTATCTCATCAGGAGAAAAGAGGCGAATATCAGGCATCACTTAATGTCATGGAACTTTGGGAACTGGCACAGGGAGAGCTTGAAAAAGCCCCTCTTGAATGGTTTGCCGGACTTTTGTGGGAAGAACCGGACCCGGATATGATCTCTGCTCTGGGCCGGGCGATGATAGCTGCTAAAACTCATTTCAAATTCCAGCCTCCGCAATTTCTTATTTATACAGCTGAAAAAGTTGAACAACGGCTTGTGCAGCAGCGCGAAGAAAAAGAACGCGAAGAGATCATCAACACCGGTCAGGAACTCTTCAAAGCCATCTGGGCTGCCAGAACATCCGGCGGCAGGCTTGATAAAAGCAGAATCCCCGAAATGTCACAGGGAACTCAGGAAAGGCTCTACAATTTTCTAAAACAGCGCATTGCCGGAAATGAGGATGAAACCTCCAACAAAATCTGGAGCACTCTGCGTAAAGGTCTGCCGGATCATCCGCACCTGCCGCTGCTGCTGGCGCAAGGATGGGGCGTTGTAGGCCCTCATTACAATTTTCTTTTCGATGAAGCAGGCTACTGCCGTGATGACAGCTGGACTCAGCCTTATTTGGATGAAACCGAAAGAATCATAAATTCACTCAAGGAAGAAGAACAGGCTCCACTACCGTTAAATTTCCGTAGCATCGACTCAGCGTCCACAAAAGACATTGATGACGCTTTCGTTATCAGCAGGAGAGAAAACGGTGGTTATACATTGACAATAGCTCTTGCCAGACCCTGTTTAAACTGGGATTTCGAAAGTGAATTAAGCAATGAAGTCGCGGCAAGAAGCACAAGCATCTATCTTCCGGAAGGCACAAGCCACATGTTGCCGGAATCTCTAGGCATAGGAGCTTTCAGCCTTTTTGAAAATGAAATACGCCCGGCACTGGTTACAACTTTTGAAATTTCAGCAACTGGTGAGACAGAATCGGTAACGCCATCCGTAAGCTGGGTAAAACTGGCTGAGAACACTACTTATGAAGCTGTTGAAAAACTGCTCGATGCAGAGAATGACGAGGAACTGTCCACAGCATTCGAGCTGGCTGAGAAACTGCTTGATAAACGAATTAAAAATGGTGCGGTGGTCATAAGAAGGCCGGAGCCGGAACTCAGTCTTGAAGGCTGGCCTGACAATGTTAAGGTAAATGTCGGGTCAAAAGAGGACACTTCCAAGGCAGACCTCATAATTAGTGAATTTATGATTCTTATAAATTCAGGACTTGGACAGTTTGCTCAGGACAACAATTTCAGTCTTCTCTACAGAACTCAGGATATAGCTCTACCATCTGATTCCAGCGGAATTGTGACCGAACCTCAGGATATCTACAGCAGAGTCCGCCTGATGATTCCACCGACACTGGAAACAGCACCCAAAAAGCACGCCACTCTGGCAGTATTAGGTTACAGCCCCATATCATCGCCTTTACGCAGGTATGCGGATTTCTTGAATATGACCCAGCTCTGTCATTTTCTGAACAATGGAAACGCACGCTGGGATGAAGAACAGATGACTGAGCTTGGAACATCGCTACAGATAAGAACTCAGGCTGTTTCCAAAATTCAGAGATTCAGACCGCGCTACTGGAAGCTACTTTACATTCTGCAAAATAAAAAACAGTGGTATTCCTCTGTTATGGTTGATGAAAATGGTCCGCTTGCAACACTGGCCATGCCTGATATCCAGATAAACGTGCGTACACCTAAGAATATGCTGGGAGACAAACTTTATCCCGGACAGCGCTTTATGATCCGCTTCAACAAAGTGGACCCGCTGACAAACGAATTGAGGGTTGCCGAAGCCATGGAGGAATAA
- the plsY gene encoding glycerol-3-phosphate 1-O-acyltransferase PlsY, producing MLWIFWLVFAYFLGSLPFGLFVAKISCGIDPRQEGSKNTGATNVARLCGFGYGVAALVLDLAKGFIPVIMASSYSQNWLFLSLVTVAAILGHVYSIFLDMKGGKAVATTIGAFLALAPSATIWAVIFCVAVIILSGYVSMGSLTLAVTLPVLCLITANIGAVPVAVFITMLLFWTHRENIKRLARGEEISWKKK from the coding sequence ATGCTCTGGATATTCTGGCTTGTATTCGCCTACTTTTTAGGCTCACTTCCATTCGGACTTTTTGTCGCCAAAATTTCCTGCGGAATAGACCCACGTCAGGAAGGCAGCAAAAACACAGGTGCAACAAATGTTGCCAGACTTTGCGGGTTCGGCTACGGCGTTGCAGCGCTTGTGCTTGATCTGGCAAAAGGATTCATCCCTGTAATCATGGCTTCCAGTTACAGCCAGAACTGGTTGTTCCTCTCACTTGTCACTGTCGCAGCTATTTTAGGGCATGTTTATTCAATTTTTCTGGATATGAAAGGCGGAAAAGCAGTTGCTACGACTATAGGAGCATTTCTTGCTCTTGCTCCTTCAGCTACTATATGGGCTGTAATTTTCTGTGTAGCGGTTATCATCCTGTCAGGATATGTTTCTATGGGATCACTGACACTTGCCGTAACACTGCCAGTATTATGCCTGATTACCGCCAACATAGGAGCTGTGCCGGTTGCTGTTTTCATAACAATGCTCCTCTTCTGGACACATAGGGAAAACATAAAAAGACTGGCCAGAGGCGAAGAAATTTCCTGGAAGAAAAAATAA
- a CDS encoding response regulator, with the protein MLKSVEGVIMIADDFLDDELLFAEEDTNTDDLEPSKKNKWKLLIVDDEKDVHSTTRLVLSDFTFEGAEIEFLSAYSAKEAEEYLIKNPDIAVILLDVVMETTHAGLELVHKIRNEMNNRAVRIILRTGQPGQAPERKVIVEYDINDYKHKAELTAQRLFTAVLSALRSYRDIVVIEQNRAGLKHIIDASRDLFKQQSLRKLAQGVLTQVISLMGLRNSMYMQSNGLAVSSSDDGGEMKIIASTGKYAVCHDSIADCTELTADEIKMFNEVKEIESGAFIGDNYVGYLPTMQCGKHLLYVEGCGAFRSEQDEDLLSIFSNNVGVAFDNIYLNKEIIDTQKEIIRMLGEVVENRSKETAYHVVRVSEFSRILAVAMGLDENCVDEIYYASPMHDVGKIGIPDSILMKPGKLTTEEFEIMKTHAEIGRNILAGSKKSLLKTASIIAYQHHERWDGKGYPQGLAGEDIEMCGRIVCLSDIFDAICSKRVYKEAWSIDEACNYIKENSGKIFDPKLVEAFFDNFDNIRDIQEKYLD; encoded by the coding sequence ATGCTAAAATCAGTGGAAGGTGTGATTATGATAGCTGATGATTTTTTAGATGATGAACTCCTTTTTGCAGAAGAAGATACTAATACAGATGATCTTGAGCCGAGCAAAAAAAATAAATGGAAGCTTTTAATTGTTGATGATGAAAAAGATGTTCATAGCACAACAAGACTTGTTCTCAGTGATTTTACTTTTGAAGGTGCGGAAATAGAATTTCTGAGTGCATATTCTGCAAAAGAAGCAGAAGAATATTTAATCAAAAACCCGGATATAGCCGTTATTCTGCTTGATGTTGTTATGGAAACAACTCATGCCGGTCTGGAACTGGTTCATAAAATACGTAATGAAATGAACAACAGGGCTGTGCGTATAATTTTAAGGACGGGGCAGCCCGGTCAGGCTCCTGAGCGGAAGGTTATAGTGGAATACGATATTAACGACTATAAGCATAAAGCCGAGCTGACAGCCCAGCGTCTTTTTACGGCCGTACTCTCTGCGTTAAGATCGTACCGTGATATCGTTGTTATCGAGCAGAACAGAGCAGGGTTGAAACATATAATTGATGCTTCAAGAGATCTTTTCAAACAGCAGTCGCTTCGTAAACTTGCTCAGGGTGTTTTGACACAGGTCATTTCGCTGATGGGACTCAGAAATTCAATGTATATGCAGAGTAACGGGCTGGCGGTATCAAGTTCTGACGATGGTGGAGAAATGAAAATTATTGCCTCAACAGGTAAATATGCCGTCTGCCATGATTCAATTGCTGACTGCACTGAGCTGACTGCTGATGAAATTAAAATGTTTAATGAGGTTAAGGAAATAGAATCAGGAGCATTTATCGGTGATAATTATGTCGGATATCTTCCGACGATGCAATGCGGCAAGCACCTTCTTTATGTAGAAGGCTGCGGGGCCTTTAGAAGTGAGCAGGATGAAGACCTGCTGAGTATTTTTTCTAATAATGTCGGGGTGGCTTTCGACAATATTTATTTGAACAAGGAAATTATTGATACTCAGAAAGAAATTATAAGGATGCTCGGTGAAGTTGTGGAAAACCGATCCAAAGAAACCGCTTATCATGTTGTGCGTGTTTCGGAGTTTTCCAGAATTCTGGCTGTAGCTATGGGGCTTGATGAAAATTGCGTGGATGAAATTTATTATGCCTCTCCCATGCACGATGTGGGGAAAATAGGTATTCCTGATTCTATCCTTATGAAGCCGGGCAAGCTGACGACCGAAGAATTTGAAATTATGAAAACACACGCCGAAATAGGGCGTAATATCCTTGCTGGAAGTAAAAAAAGTTTATTGAAGACCGCCTCGATAATTGCATATCAGCACCATGAACGCTGGGATGGAAAAGGTTATCCGCAGGGGCTTGCTGGTGAGGATATTGAGATGTGTGGTCGTATTGTATGCTTGTCTGATATTTTTGACGCTATCTGCAGCAAGCGAGTCTATAAAGAAGCTTGGAGCATTGACGAAGCCTGCAACTATATCAAAGAGAACAGCGGGAAGATTTTTGACCCTAAGCTTGTTGAAGCTTTTTTTGATAATTTTGATAATATTCGAGATATTCAGGAGAAATATCTGGATTAA
- a CDS encoding hybrid sensor histidine kinase/response regulator: MQHSNEFAGSADDYLFFDDDKSDELFRSPGKWRVLVVDDEPDVHSVTRLVLSDYIFEGRRLEFVSVFSGKEALDVLSEQHDFAVVLLDVVMETDSAGLDVARRLRNELKNRLIRIILRTGQPGAAPEHKVIMELDINDYRQKTELTAQRLSTSITTALRSYRDLKKIEENRIRLARLAMSVAHQIRNRTMSISGFVSLAERKLDKESKIREYLKTVTEEAARLEGMVASVSEYAAIENSSRSVIGIFESISVELDRLNAYADLQHVKFDLKFDGNEKNILVNYEYFCRAVFELCRNCIDFSFDNAVTVTVSVNCDSCNCHLCFSDNARGIDKEDLPYIYDPFYTTKTEGVGMGLSLVQRIAEEHGWDIDIESDKGKGTKVFLVIPVSSGVDSDAKISGRCDYDS; the protein is encoded by the coding sequence ATGCAGCATAGTAATGAATTTGCGGGCAGTGCTGATGACTATCTCTTTTTTGATGATGATAAATCTGATGAACTGTTTCGTTCCCCGGGAAAATGGCGTGTGCTTGTTGTTGATGATGAGCCTGATGTTCACTCTGTTACCAGGCTGGTTCTTTCAGATTATATTTTTGAGGGCAGACGTCTTGAATTTGTCAGTGTTTTCAGCGGAAAAGAAGCTCTTGATGTTTTGAGTGAGCAGCATGATTTTGCCGTAGTACTTCTGGATGTGGTTATGGAAACTGATTCCGCAGGGCTTGATGTAGCCAGACGTTTGCGTAACGAATTAAAAAACAGATTGATCCGCATAATTTTAAGAACCGGTCAACCCGGAGCAGCTCCTGAGCATAAAGTTATAATGGAGCTTGATATTAATGATTACAGACAGAAAACAGAACTGACTGCGCAGCGTCTTTCCACTTCCATCACCACTGCTTTGCGCTCTTACCGGGATTTAAAAAAGATTGAAGAGAACAGAATAAGGCTTGCCCGGCTGGCAATGTCTGTTGCCCACCAGATTCGTAATAGAACCATGAGTATCAGCGGGTTCGTCAGCCTTGCTGAACGTAAGCTGGATAAAGAATCAAAAATCAGGGAATATCTTAAAACTGTGACTGAAGAGGCCGCGCGACTGGAAGGTATGGTTGCCAGTGTGTCAGAATATGCCGCAATAGAGAATTCTTCACGCAGTGTTATAGGTATTTTTGAATCTATATCAGTAGAACTTGACAGACTTAATGCTTATGCCGATCTTCAGCATGTTAAATTTGATTTAAAATTTGATGGAAATGAAAAAAATATCTTAGTTAATTATGAATATTTTTGCAGAGCTGTGTTTGAACTTTGCAGAAATTGCATTGATTTTTCTTTTGATAATGCTGTGACAGTAACTGTATCTGTTAATTGTGATTCATGTAACTGTCACTTGTGCTTTTCAGATAATGCCAGAGGTATAGATAAAGAAGATCTTCCTTATATATACGATCCTTTTTATACAACTAAGACAGAAGGCGTAGGTATGGGGCTTAGTCTGGTGCAGCGTATAGCTGAAGAACATGGATGGGATATCGATATTGAAAGTGACAAGGGGAAGGGTACAAAGGTTTTTCTTGTGATTCCTGTTAGTTCAGGTGTGGATTCAGATGCTAAAATCAGTGGAAGGTGTGATTATGATAGCTGA
- a CDS encoding sensor histidine kinase, producing the protein MKKKANLNSSTDNFHDFEGCRSEVKSLTSQMNELQSKLVEAEKASSLGSLVAGVAHEINTPIGIGVTSITFLEEQLQRIEKLYFSGAVKKSDLEHFISSGKEAVASTLNNLRRAAELIRSFKQVAVDQTSGEKRSFNVKEYIDEILLSLKPKYKRTEHKVEVTGKDDMVVTNFPGALMQVITNLVMNSLLHGFEDVAAGNILISVDIQGADAVILYTDDGCGMNAEVKEKIFNPFFTTKKGEGGSGLGMHIVDKLVTGRMKGSIECESSPGEGVRFKIIIPDIEDDHAA; encoded by the coding sequence GTGAAAAAGAAAGCAAACTTAAACAGCTCCACTGATAATTTTCATGATTTTGAGGGGTGCCGCAGCGAAGTTAAAAGTCTGACAAGTCAGATGAATGAGCTTCAGTCTAAACTTGTTGAGGCTGAAAAGGCTTCGTCCCTCGGTTCTCTTGTTGCCGGAGTAGCCCATGAAATCAACACCCCCATAGGAATTGGTGTTACCAGTATAACTTTTCTTGAAGAGCAGTTGCAGAGAATAGAAAAATTATATTTTTCAGGTGCGGTGAAGAAGTCTGATCTTGAACATTTTATTAGCTCTGGAAAAGAGGCCGTTGCTTCAACCCTTAATAATTTAAGGCGTGCTGCGGAACTTATCCGCAGCTTTAAGCAGGTTGCGGTAGACCAGACTTCGGGAGAAAAAAGGTCTTTTAATGTAAAAGAATATATTGATGAAATTTTATTGAGTCTTAAGCCCAAGTATAAGCGCACGGAACATAAGGTCGAAGTTACCGGAAAAGACGATATGGTCGTTACGAATTTCCCCGGTGCGCTGATGCAGGTTATTACTAATCTGGTTATGAATTCTCTGCTGCACGGCTTTGAAGATGTAGCTGCCGGGAATATTCTGATCAGTGTTGATATTCAAGGGGCTGATGCTGTAATTTTATATACTGATGATGGATGCGGTATGAATGCCGAAGTTAAAGAGAAAATATTCAATCCTTTCTTTACCACCAAAAAAGGTGAGGGTGGATCAGGGCTTGGCATGCACATTGTTGATAAGTTGGTAACTGGCAGGATGAAAGGTTCTATTGAATGTGAAAGCAGCCCCGGAGAGGGCGTTCGGTTTAAAATTATTATACCGGATATCGAGGATGATCATGCAGCATAG